A region from the Methanolacinia paynteri genome encodes:
- a CDS encoding DUF2179 domain-containing protein: MIPVEVQTYVILPIFIFFARIADVSFGTLRIIFISRGLKYLAPIVGFFEISIWLMAISQVLTNMGHYSAFLAYALGFAVGNFVGILIEEKVAMGVSVIRIITQYSAFDLIEYLKSSGFRTTSTEAQGQFGNVSIIYTVIKRKQIPEVLGILKEYNPNAFYTIEDVRSAGGSFAQVAPKPVRGVGRFSRKAK, from the coding sequence ATGATACCGGTGGAAGTCCAGACATACGTAATTCTGCCAATATTCATATTTTTTGCACGAATTGCTGACGTTTCTTTTGGTACGCTGAGGATCATATTCATATCGAGGGGACTAAAGTACCTGGCTCCCATTGTCGGTTTTTTCGAGATCAGCATCTGGCTTATGGCAATAAGCCAGGTTCTTACAAATATGGGCCACTATTCTGCATTTTTAGCTTATGCACTTGGTTTTGCGGTAGGCAACTTTGTAGGCATACTTATCGAGGAAAAAGTTGCGATGGGGGTCTCGGTTATAAGGATAATTACCCAGTACTCGGCCTTTGATCTTATAGAGTATCTCAAGAGTTCGGGGTTCAGGACCACAAGTACCGAAGCACAGGGCCAGTTTGGAAACGTTTCAATTATCTACACGGTTATTAAAAGAAAACAGATTCCAGAGGTGCTTGGCATACTTAAAGAATACAACCCCAATGCATTCTACACCATCGAGGATGTCAGGAGTGCCGGCGGTTCGTTTGCCCAGGTGGCGCCCAAGCCTGTAAGAGGAGTCGGCAGGTTTTCAAGAAAAGCCAAATAA
- the metG gene encoding methionine--tRNA ligase: MQLIAKKLGMNKSPVLVTCGLPYTNGPCHIGHLRTYVPADFYVRFLRHCGEEVVFICGSDNHGTPVVISSEAEGISPREICERYHTHFYETFRKMEVIFDRFGMTDDPANHKRTRSIVTDLINNGYIYEKTVSQCYCPHCEMFLPDRYVEGTCPHCGEKARGDECDQGCGKHLEPGEVLDPVCKICGEKAEMREQDHFFFKLGDFNDFLKGFLPELKGTLNARNYAMGWINEGLHDWCITRTLDWGVKFPGRDDLVVYVWVDAPIGYMAFTEEWAEKTGGNWEQFWKGDAPITHFIGQDIIYHHCIFWPALLKGAGYSTPYSIVASGMVKIDDRTFSKSRGYVVWTNDDYLDLGLSPDYLRYYLLSYTSHTKELNFSWREFQARVNNELVDTLGNFIYRTVHFASKKLGGIPDIGADEEILEEIKKRTALAESAAREYEFKSAIEEMMALASFGNTYIQTNAPWKMIKEDREGTEKVIRNCLQIVKALALLFDSVIPEKAQNIWEQLGYVDKISDHNLSEVTDGFSGTKLNKPEILFEKIEDEKIAEYESTMNMRVEQAKQKENRTTTTKEEKKMISIDEFANVEMKTAKILEAEKIEGSDKLLKIQVDLGDEKRQIVSGIAKFYDPKELVGTDVIVVTNLKPAKLFGVESQGMILAAGDEASLLTPKRDVLPGTKVL; the protein is encoded by the coding sequence ATACAATTAATAGCTAAAAAATTAGGCATGAATAAATCCCCCGTTCTTGTGACCTGCGGGCTTCCATATACCAACGGCCCGTGCCATATAGGTCACCTCAGAACATACGTTCCTGCCGATTTCTACGTCCGTTTCCTCCGGCACTGCGGAGAGGAAGTGGTCTTTATCTGCGGATCTGACAACCACGGAACTCCCGTCGTAATCAGCTCCGAGGCGGAAGGGATCTCACCCCGTGAAATATGTGAGAGATATCATACTCATTTTTACGAGACTTTCAGGAAGATGGAAGTGATCTTCGACAGGTTCGGGATGACGGACGACCCCGCCAACCACAAGAGAACCAGATCGATTGTCACAGACCTGATAAATAACGGATACATATACGAAAAGACCGTCAGCCAGTGCTATTGCCCACATTGCGAGATGTTCCTGCCGGACAGGTACGTCGAAGGCACATGCCCGCACTGCGGGGAGAAGGCAAGAGGAGACGAATGCGATCAGGGCTGCGGCAAGCACCTTGAACCCGGCGAAGTTCTGGACCCGGTCTGCAAGATCTGCGGGGAAAAAGCCGAGATGAGGGAACAGGATCACTTCTTCTTCAAACTTGGCGATTTCAATGATTTCCTGAAGGGTTTCCTCCCGGAACTGAAAGGGACGCTCAACGCGAGAAATTACGCGATGGGCTGGATAAACGAAGGGCTTCATGACTGGTGCATTACACGGACACTCGACTGGGGAGTCAAATTCCCGGGAAGAGACGATCTCGTCGTATACGTCTGGGTAGATGCACCGATCGGCTATATGGCGTTCACGGAAGAATGGGCGGAAAAGACCGGCGGGAACTGGGAGCAGTTCTGGAAGGGAGATGCACCCATTACCCATTTCATCGGACAGGACATCATCTATCATCACTGCATATTCTGGCCGGCACTCCTGAAAGGTGCGGGATACTCGACCCCCTATTCAATAGTTGCCAGCGGAATGGTGAAGATAGATGACAGAACATTTTCGAAGAGCAGGGGCTATGTCGTCTGGACCAATGACGATTATCTCGATCTCGGGCTGTCGCCTGACTATCTCAGGTATTACCTGCTGTCCTACACGAGCCATACGAAAGAGCTGAATTTTTCATGGAGAGAGTTCCAGGCGAGAGTCAACAACGAACTTGTGGACACTCTCGGAAATTTCATATACAGAACGGTCCACTTCGCATCAAAGAAGCTTGGCGGAATTCCGGATATCGGTGCCGATGAGGAGATCCTTGAAGAGATAAAGAAGAGAACCGCACTTGCAGAGTCTGCCGCAAGGGAGTATGAATTCAAATCCGCTATCGAGGAGATGATGGCTCTTGCATCGTTCGGAAATACATACATCCAGACCAATGCACCGTGGAAGATGATCAAAGAGGACAGGGAAGGGACGGAAAAAGTAATCCGCAACTGCCTCCAGATAGTAAAGGCACTTGCCCTCCTCTTCGATTCGGTAATTCCTGAAAAGGCACAGAACATCTGGGAGCAGCTTGGTTACGTGGACAAGATTTCCGATCACAATCTATCCGAAGTAACGGACGGATTCAGCGGTACGAAGCTGAACAAACCTGAGATACTTTTTGAGAAGATCGAAGACGAAAAGATTGCTGAATACGAGTCGACCATGAACATGAGAGTCGAACAGGCAAAACAGAAAGAAAACAGAACAACGACAACAAAGGAAGAGAAGAAGATGATATCTATTGACGAATTTGCAAATGTAGAGATGAAGACAGCAAAGATTCTCGAAGCCGAAAAGATCGAAGGATCGGATAAACTCCTGAAGATCCAGGTAGACCTCGGCGACGAAAAGAGACAGATTGTATCCGGTATTGCAAAGTTCTACGATCCGAAGGAGCTCGTCGGTACCGATGTCATAGTCGTTACGAACCTGAAGCCCGCAAAATTGTTCGGTGTCGAGTCGCAGGGAATGATCCTTGCGGCAGGTGACGAGGCATCCCTTTTGACACCGAAGCGCGATGTGTTGCCCGGCACTAAAGTCCTCTAA
- a CDS encoding DUF473 domain-containing protein — protein MKIAAITGISPNVIAELKKGKPRTLELQSAHNIITLTDVLPGDHVFMTHIDLDDVCSGDPGIIVEVLSITINMKRMVEYINPYYYEEKERMSARIQVKYVDNTIAKGIDGRYWAKPTIVDILPSAVFHAG, from the coding sequence ATGAAGATTGCAGCAATTACCGGTATTTCCCCGAATGTAATAGCAGAATTAAAGAAGGGAAAACCGAGGACTCTTGAACTCCAGAGTGCCCATAACATCATCACTCTCACGGATGTCCTCCCCGGCGATCATGTGTTCATGACGCATATCGATCTCGATGATGTGTGCTCGGGCGATCCCGGGATTATAGTTGAAGTCCTCTCTATTACGATAAATATGAAGAGAATGGTCGAATATATCAATCCCTATTATTACGAGGAAAAAGAGAGAATGTCGGCCAGGATCCAGGTAAAATATGTTGACAACACTATTGCGAAGGGTATTGACGGAAGGTACTGGGCCAAACCGACTATCGTTGACATTCTCCCGTCGGCAGTCTTCCATGCCGGCTAA
- a CDS encoding methyl-accepting chemotaxis protein → MKFEGLKELMSSPEPAEERLELLAYQYNERLKEQALVNGVSNFLFDTSLEREYILKKVVELIPPGWQYPEITVARFKYRNYDIKSPNFRETQWKQRVTFTDANGIEGFLDVLYLEKMPEDYEGPFLKEERNLINVIGSLLPASMNIFNRNEEMKEAIDDILDISKEVERGNIKKRVEPSNHSGDLRNVAEGINSILDAYSVPFEYLVETLEEYSSCRFGKRIDDSANFQGEFLVLKNSINNLGTIVSDVVSEIGRIADEFENGNFRARVDESLVFEGDMAAIKRSLNNVAETFSGLVSEVKSSVEKINDNSAEVNKGAGDMAGATEKVAQSASNSAVLTRKLNERIDSINQQITGLSSSNQEIAAASNEVMEKTGYVVEIGKVAQSSGDDSRELMHSVEEIAKSSVDEINSLSEQIKTVGRVVKLINDITGQINLLALNAAIEAARAGEHGRGFAVVAGEVKNLAGEARAATDNIEKVVTDVQASSEKTASAINKANEEIINSVESVNKTIDGLNTIINNAETINSDIKTIVHAIDEQAAIANNVSNNTRELTGLTGDVFREIEELAALAEETSASVEEIGVAINEVSSLADAVVVDMKKYKI, encoded by the coding sequence ATGAAATTTGAAGGATTAAAAGAGTTAATGTCTTCCCCGGAACCTGCAGAAGAAAGACTTGAATTACTTGCATATCAGTATAATGAGCGTTTAAAGGAGCAGGCGCTTGTAAACGGGGTCTCGAATTTTTTATTCGATACGTCTCTTGAGAGAGAATATATTCTGAAAAAAGTTGTCGAATTGATCCCTCCCGGCTGGCAATATCCCGAGATCACCGTTGCGAGGTTTAAGTACAGGAATTATGATATAAAAAGCCCGAATTTCAGGGAAACCCAGTGGAAGCAGAGAGTAACGTTTACCGATGCAAACGGCATTGAGGGCTTTCTGGATGTCCTTTACCTGGAAAAAATGCCCGAAGATTACGAAGGTCCGTTTTTAAAAGAGGAGAGAAACCTGATAAATGTCATCGGGAGTCTTCTGCCTGCCTCGATGAACATTTTCAACCGCAACGAGGAGATGAAGGAAGCAATTGACGACATCCTTGACATCTCAAAAGAGGTGGAAAGGGGGAATATCAAGAAAAGGGTCGAGCCTTCAAACCATTCCGGAGACCTGAGAAATGTTGCCGAAGGTATAAACAGCATTCTGGATGCATATTCAGTTCCCTTTGAATATCTGGTAGAAACTCTTGAGGAATATTCATCATGCAGATTTGGTAAGCGTATAGATGATTCGGCTAATTTCCAGGGCGAATTCCTTGTTCTGAAGAACAGCATAAATAACCTTGGTACGATTGTCAGCGATGTCGTATCCGAGATCGGACGTATTGCCGATGAGTTTGAAAATGGAAACTTCCGTGCCAGAGTCGATGAAAGTCTCGTATTCGAAGGTGACATGGCAGCAATAAAGAGAAGTCTTAACAATGTTGCAGAGACGTTTTCTGGTTTGGTATCCGAGGTGAAGAGTTCTGTCGAAAAAATAAATGACAACTCTGCGGAAGTCAACAAGGGAGCCGGTGATATGGCCGGAGCAACGGAAAAAGTTGCGCAGTCTGCCTCCAACTCTGCTGTGCTTACCAGAAAACTGAATGAGAGGATCGACAGTATCAACCAGCAGATAACAGGATTGTCGTCATCCAACCAGGAGATAGCGGCTGCCTCAAACGAGGTTATGGAAAAAACAGGCTATGTTGTCGAAATTGGGAAAGTCGCCCAGTCCTCGGGGGATGATTCGCGCGAACTGATGCATTCTGTTGAAGAGATTGCGAAGAGCAGTGTAGACGAGATCAATTCCCTGTCTGAGCAGATAAAAACGGTTGGCCGTGTTGTCAAACTCATCAATGATATTACAGGGCAGATCAATCTTCTCGCGCTCAATGCAGCTATTGAGGCTGCAAGGGCAGGGGAGCACGGAAGGGGCTTTGCGGTAGTTGCAGGTGAGGTTAAGAATCTGGCCGGCGAGGCAAGAGCTGCAACGGACAATATCGAAAAGGTCGTAACAGACGTTCAGGCCTCCAGCGAAAAGACCGCCTCTGCAATAAACAAGGCCAATGAAGAGATTATCAACAGTGTCGAGAGCGTGAACAAAACTATCGATGGCCTCAACACTATCATAAACAATGCAGAGACCATAAATTCGGATATAAAGACAATTGTCCATGCAATTGATGAACAGGCTGCGATAGCTAATAATGTCTCCAACAACACGAGGGAGCTTACCGGACTCACGGGAGATGTCTTCCGGGAAATTGAGGAGCTGGCAGCCCTTGCCGAAGAGACCAGCGCTTCGGTCGAAGAGATCGGAGTTGCGATCAACGAAGTATCGTCGCTTGCGGATGCTGTCGTCGTCGATATGAAAAAATATAAAATTTGA
- a CDS encoding proteasome assembly chaperone family protein, which translates to MEDIRIKAEPSKGKHDIALIGFPGSGLVGSISMQYLVDNAGFEYVGSITSKYFPPIVMMMDGLVNAPLRIYEKDSMFAFVSDIPIHPTISYELSNTIIQWLKDYDVGEINVIAGIVTNTLEKRVFGVATEQGLLEKIKDHTEILSMGSISGVPGSILSDCKALEIPCIGFLGETVNTPDPRSAVSVLEVLNKVYEELNVDVKPLMEQAEEIEATMQKMAEQVQKTEEQQQVPKKEHLPMYG; encoded by the coding sequence ATGGAAGATATAAGAATTAAAGCTGAGCCTTCAAAAGGCAAGCACGATATAGCACTTATCGGTTTCCCCGGAAGCGGTCTTGTTGGCAGCATCTCCATGCAGTACCTTGTTGATAATGCAGGTTTTGAATATGTCGGGAGCATCACCAGCAAGTACTTCCCGCCGATAGTAATGATGATGGACGGGCTTGTAAACGCCCCGTTGAGAATATATGAAAAGGATTCGATGTTTGCATTTGTTTCGGATATACCGATTCATCCGACAATCAGCTATGAACTGTCGAATACGATTATCCAGTGGCTGAAGGACTACGATGTCGGGGAGATCAATGTCATTGCCGGAATTGTGACCAATACCCTGGAAAAGAGGGTGTTCGGTGTCGCAACCGAGCAGGGTCTGCTCGAAAAAATAAAGGACCACACTGAGATCCTTTCGATGGGAAGTATCTCCGGCGTTCCCGGAAGCATACTCTCGGATTGCAAGGCCCTTGAGATCCCCTGTATTGGATTCCTCGGGGAAACTGTAAACACCCCGGACCCACGTTCGGCCGTTTCGGTCCTTGAGGTGCTTAACAAGGTATACGAGGAGTTGAATGTCGATGTCAAACCGCTGATGGAGCAGGCCGAAGAGATAGAGGCGACAATGCAGAAGATGGCGGAACAGGTGCAGAAAACGGAAGAGCAGCAGCAGGTACCTAAGAAAGAGCACCTGCCAATGTACGGTTGA
- a CDS encoding PAS domain-containing protein, with amino-acid sequence MGKKEAGPEEGKRDCSINNINSVFGEDFFKMLLMSANVWVSFLDPDTRVKIWNSAAERMSGYSAEEVMDSSEIWMKLYPDPGYRKAITEKIHKLLSETESLDKFESKILRKDGETRIISWNTKEIRNDAEKCEGYFIIGLDITDIVRAETGLNVLLMNANVLITFLDRQGRIRIWNRFAEEISGYEAAEVLGANEIWKKLYPDPLYRKQITKNILDIVSDSQRREMFETEIQTKSGEKKNILWNTRMMYDYDRNLDGYVAIGLDITREKEMQAEIFRYIGHSVMRLKYPVEIIRDNLYELHEKIKGGDIGTEEILLELMIEIKNSEQILINLQDLNKAVQSSFKEMPAEMKDFLLQ; translated from the coding sequence ATGGGAAAAAAAGAGGCAGGGCCTGAAGAGGGAAAAAGAGACTGTTCCATAAATAATATTAATTCTGTTTTCGGGGAGGATTTTTTTAAAATGCTCCTTATGAGCGCAAATGTATGGGTATCCTTTCTGGATCCCGACACACGTGTGAAGATATGGAATTCAGCGGCCGAGAGAATGAGTGGTTATTCTGCCGAAGAAGTTATGGATAGCAGCGAGATCTGGATGAAGCTGTATCCCGATCCGGGTTATAGAAAAGCCATTACTGAAAAAATTCATAAACTGCTCTCCGAAACGGAGAGCCTCGATAAATTTGAATCGAAGATCCTGAGAAAAGATGGAGAAACGCGAATAATTTCATGGAATACAAAGGAGATCAGGAACGATGCAGAAAAATGCGAGGGTTATTTCATCATCGGCCTGGATATTACCGACATAGTTCGTGCAGAAACCGGTCTCAACGTCCTCCTGATGAATGCGAACGTGTTGATAACGTTTCTTGACAGGCAGGGCAGGATCAGAATCTGGAACCGTTTTGCTGAAGAAATATCCGGTTATGAAGCTGCGGAAGTCCTCGGCGCCAATGAAATCTGGAAAAAACTTTATCCCGATCCTTTATACAGGAAACAGATTACTAAAAATATCCTTGATATTGTATCCGACTCTCAGAGACGGGAAATGTTCGAGACCGAGATTCAAACAAAATCCGGAGAAAAAAAGAACATTCTCTGGAATACCAGGATGATGTATGATTATGACAGAAACCTTGACGGATATGTTGCAATAGGACTGGATATTACAAGGGAAAAGGAGATGCAGGCGGAGATCTTCAGGTATATCGGCCATTCTGTGATGCGGCTGAAATATCCTGTAGAGATTATACGGGACAACCTGTACGAACTCCATGAGAAAATAAAAGGCGGAGATATCGGGACGGAAGAAATACTGTTGGAATTAATGATTGAAATAAAGAATTCCGAGCAGATACTCATAAATCTCCAGGACCTTAACAAAGCGGTTCAGAGTTCATTCAAAGAAATGCCTGCTGAAATGAAGGATTTTTTACTGCAATGA
- a CDS encoding DUF5611 family protein, which translates to MQEYSIKRGFKDGLEDRMKDGLEKYFDAVGTKKDGHYEIEFGSFSCLEAWINEKGSLLCVDTHSRSDLYDSFSEDEADKIVLDTNRRFRDYLEYVTGYNTKERKKKATEAVKNK; encoded by the coding sequence ATGCAGGAATATTCGATTAAAAGAGGTTTCAAAGACGGCCTCGAAGACAGGATGAAAGACGGTCTTGAGAAATATTTCGACGCCGTCGGTACTAAAAAAGACGGACATTACGAAATAGAATTCGGCTCGTTCAGCTGCCTTGAAGCATGGATCAACGAAAAAGGAAGCCTCTTATGCGTCGACACACATTCAAGATCGGACCTATATGATTCATTCTCCGAAGACGAAGCCGACAAGATAGTTCTCGATACAAACAGGAGATTCAGGGACTACCTGGAGTACGTCACCGGCTACAACACGAAAGAAAGAAAAAAGAAAGCAACTGAAGCTGTTAAAAACAAATAA
- a CDS encoding DHH family phosphoesterase: MLKSKKRKKEENQDKFLRAINDRKSKIIHLTHNDLDAAGCDAIHRLKYGELFTIWSSISKFEENLKIVSKLPGKGDTISISDIGYHKKSSEYLKSARENGWNIEWRDHHRWNDAEKEEISNLTDYFKIDTETCATGIVARDLMPGDEHAKEIARVVCDYDLWKHEDPRSRILGEVGSKWKNLDMIRDCFISGKIVNKEIEKIYEEISKEKAEAIEKSIKKSRIYEGRYKVAFAPMYGYPSETAHAIRDKMDTDIEVIFSDTGKFSIRSKPPVSHLIAREFGGGGHPPAAGGQFDYSISDRISTFLFGKNRHFKRLFEVAEKYYEDTSGNNI, translated from the coding sequence ATGCTTAAATCAAAGAAAAGAAAGAAAGAAGAAAATCAGGATAAGTTTTTAAGAGCGATTAACGACAGAAAATCAAAGATCATTCATCTCACACATAACGACCTTGATGCAGCAGGCTGCGATGCAATCCACAGGCTAAAATACGGGGAATTATTTACAATCTGGTCCTCGATAAGCAAGTTCGAGGAAAACCTCAAAATAGTTTCAAAGTTGCCGGGCAAAGGGGACACCATAAGCATATCGGATATAGGATATCATAAAAAATCATCCGAATACCTGAAATCCGCAAGAGAAAACGGGTGGAATATAGAATGGAGAGATCACCACCGCTGGAACGATGCGGAAAAAGAAGAGATCTCAAATCTTACGGACTATTTTAAAATTGATACCGAAACATGCGCAACAGGGATAGTTGCCAGGGATCTCATGCCGGGCGATGAACATGCAAAAGAGATCGCCAGGGTAGTCTGCGACTATGACCTGTGGAAGCACGAGGACCCCAGATCACGTATTCTCGGAGAAGTAGGAAGCAAGTGGAAGAACCTCGATATGATCAGGGACTGCTTTATCTCGGGAAAGATCGTCAATAAAGAAATCGAAAAAATATACGAGGAAATTTCAAAAGAAAAAGCAGAAGCAATCGAAAAGAGCATTAAAAAATCCAGGATCTATGAAGGGCGGTACAAAGTCGCATTCGCACCGATGTACGGGTACCCGAGCGAAACCGCACATGCAATAAGGGACAAGATGGACACCGATATTGAGGTGATTTTTTCAGACACCGGAAAGTTCTCGATAAGATCTAAGCCGCCTGTAAGCCACCTTATCGCACGGGAATTCGGAGGAGGAGGACACCCCCCTGCCGCCGGAGGTCAGTTCGATTATTCAATATCCGACAGGATATCTACCTTTTTATTCGGGAAAAACAGGCATTTCAAACGCCTTTTTGAGGTGGCGGAAAAATATTATGAAGACACCTCAGGCAACAACATATGA
- a CDS encoding DUF7504 family protein — protein MKSLLEEISEKHLILILSEPLELKKRNIEIIKDVTNEGFSVIVLTTNNPYSILVKDYQKEGIDTEKVFYIDAITRYAVGKETEDAKNCLFVSSPSDLTSMGIAISKALKETTNNKVCVLLNTVNSMLIYITPENLIKFIHFIANKLRIFDMSGIFLAVEKGIDPPTLVQLQSFIDDVIDKED, from the coding sequence ATGAAAAGTTTACTTGAAGAAATTTCGGAAAAACACCTGATCCTTATCCTGTCCGAGCCCCTGGAGCTAAAAAAGAGGAACATTGAGATAATAAAAGATGTCACAAACGAAGGCTTCAGTGTCATCGTATTAACTACAAACAATCCCTACTCAATTCTGGTGAAAGATTACCAGAAAGAAGGTATCGATACTGAAAAGGTGTTCTATATCGATGCAATCACCAGGTACGCGGTAGGCAAAGAGACTGAAGATGCCAAAAACTGCTTATTTGTAAGTTCTCCTTCGGACCTGACCTCCATGGGAATAGCCATATCGAAAGCCCTGAAAGAAACGACGAACAACAAAGTATGCGTTCTCCTGAATACGGTAAACAGTATGCTTATCTATATTACACCTGAAAATCTGATTAAATTCATTCATTTCATCGCCAACAAATTGAGAATCTTTGACATGTCGGGGATCTTTCTAGCGGTTGAAAAAGGGATAGATCCACCGACTCTGGTACAGCTGCAGAGTTTTATCGATGATGTGATAGACAAAGAGGATTAA
- a CDS encoding potassium channel family protein, with protein MCDYIFRNGENCQKPVLEGHNFCPLHTPFTNDADFQDDGWLWLLKETEVSHKIKLGDFNFEGAKLNWFQTPIQITGDINFNDAEINGYASFENVKIDGDACFQDAKFKGPVIFSGMEITKFANFNGAEFLENVSFDNVHFHKDADFNEAKFNGEITSFFKAIFINSAWFNDVKFGEEAESINFNQAIFKGCVWFNYTQFGKNVNFKDSKFESDALFVRTKFGGSTTFSNAEFGRRAGFTGAEFGKDVWFEDVKFNGDAIFYDVKFGNRNCGGNVVFQGSYFRRDAKFNGALFFSNLSIIPIHSLGSVNLSGTMFSSPKMKEDACRVAKNQCINLGDNHEADIYYYNEMEGKRKQKPKCRRWLEYIFIQSIFGYGVKPLRTFCFWVVTILIFALIYYNFQTLESGSEFFEYLYFSATTAMTPGFGGYKVITPWQLLALIEAFFGTFMWAAFITIFARKYMR; from the coding sequence TTGTGTGACTATATTTTTAGAAATGGTGAGAATTGTCAGAAACCTGTGTTAGAAGGGCATAATTTTTGTCCTCTACATACTCCATTTACAAATGATGCAGATTTTCAAGATGATGGGTGGCTCTGGTTATTAAAAGAAACAGAGGTGAGTCATAAGATTAAATTGGGTGATTTTAATTTTGAGGGTGCAAAACTAAATTGGTTCCAAACCCCCATTCAAATTACAGGAGATATCAATTTTAATGATGCAGAGATTAATGGATATGCATCATTTGAAAATGTAAAAATCGACGGAGATGCCTGTTTTCAAGATGCAAAGTTTAAAGGACCTGTAATTTTTAGCGGTATGGAAATAACGAAATTTGCCAATTTTAATGGCGCAGAATTTCTCGAAAACGTGAGTTTTGATAACGTTCATTTCCATAAGGATGCTGATTTTAATGAAGCAAAATTTAATGGTGAAATTACATCTTTTTTTAAGGCAATATTTATTAATTCTGCTTGGTTTAATGATGTCAAATTCGGTGAAGAAGCTGAATCAATTAATTTTAATCAAGCAATATTCAAAGGTTGTGTTTGGTTTAATTATACGCAATTTGGAAAAAATGTCAATTTTAAAGATTCAAAATTTGAAAGCGATGCTCTATTTGTAAGAACAAAATTCGGTGGATCTACTACATTTAGTAATGCGGAATTCGGGAGACGTGCTGGTTTTACTGGTGCAGAATTTGGTAAAGATGTCTGGTTTGAAGATGTAAAATTCAATGGGGACGCCATTTTTTATGATGTAAAATTTGGTAACAGAAACTGTGGCGGAAATGTTGTGTTTCAAGGTTCATATTTCAGAAGAGATGCAAAATTTAATGGTGCTTTATTTTTTAGTAACCTATCTATTATTCCTATCCATAGTTTAGGGTCTGTTAATTTATCCGGAACTATGTTTTCGTCACCGAAAATGAAGGAAGATGCCTGCAGGGTAGCAAAGAATCAATGTATTAACCTCGGTGATAATCACGAAGCTGACATCTATTATTATAATGAAATGGAAGGGAAACGGAAGCAAAAACCGAAATGTCGCAGATGGCTGGAATATATTTTTATTCAATCAATATTTGGATATGGGGTTAAACCTTTGCGAACTTTTTGTTTTTGGGTTGTAACCATCCTCATATTTGCGTTGATATATTATAATTTTCAAACACTTGAATCAGGATCAGAATTTTTTGAATACCTCTATTTCAGTGCGACTACGGCAATGACACCAGGTTTTGGCGGGTACAAAGTTATTACTCCATGGCAATTGTTGGCACTTATTGAAGCATTTTTTGGAACATTCATGTGGGCTGCTTTCATAACTATATTTGCAAGGAAGTATATGCGTTAG